A stretch of Campylobacter showae DNA encodes these proteins:
- a CDS encoding CheR family methyltransferase yields MLENANLAPAPSDAAGLNKFVEVIKNMCGVDLESKKDIIKQRLINFSQANGILSFEALSSKVVVDRFMRQEIVNLITTNETYFYRELPQLQAAIYYAREELDNVRILCAPCSTGDEAYSLGMLAHSNLLDVNRVSIVGIDINSEAIDSCKNGVYNERSLHRLNDNQKNIYFTKRDDKYEIKREMLPRCEFSVANIFDDAIFKLGKFDIIFSRNMMIYFNEEFKLKTVERFHKILSDHGRLYVGHADLVPFTTLYKKHISNGTTYYAKA; encoded by the coding sequence ATGCTTGAAAATGCAAATTTGGCACCCGCTCCTAGCGATGCGGCGGGGCTAAATAAATTCGTTGAAGTCATCAAAAATATGTGCGGAGTGGATCTAGAGTCCAAAAAGGATATTATAAAACAGCGCCTAATAAATTTCAGCCAAGCAAACGGCATTCTAAGCTTTGAAGCGCTAAGCTCAAAAGTCGTCGTAGACCGCTTTATGAGGCAAGAAATCGTAAATTTGATCACCACGAACGAGACTTATTTTTACAGAGAGTTGCCGCAGCTACAAGCCGCGATATACTACGCCAGAGAGGAGCTTGATAACGTGCGGATACTGTGCGCACCGTGCTCGACGGGCGATGAGGCGTACTCGCTAGGTATGCTAGCACACTCAAATTTGCTCGACGTAAATCGCGTCAGCATCGTGGGTATAGACATAAACTCCGAGGCTATTGATAGCTGTAAAAATGGCGTTTATAACGAGCGCTCACTGCACCGCTTAAACGACAATCAAAAAAATATATACTTTACAAAACGCGACGACAAGTACGAAATCAAGCGCGAGATGCTGCCTAGATGCGAGTTTAGCGTGGCAAATATCTTTGACGACGCGATCTTTAAGCTCGGCAAATTTGACATCATTTTCTCGCGAAATATGATGATTTATTTTAACGAGGAATTTAAGCTAAAAACCGTCGAGCGCTTTCATAAAATTTTGAGCGATCACGGCAGGCTCTATGTCGGACATGCTGATCTGGTGCCGTTTACGACGCTTTATAAAAAGCATATTTCAAACGGAACGACTTATTACGCTAAAGCCTGA
- a CDS encoding MFS transporter — protein sequence MSKFIDLLKTQPVFARLSLIQLICYFGVWFSHTGIFTLLIELDAPVWAITAAAALAFVPGVLLSPFSGIVVDKFSPKPMLIALTVVEMATVFMLVFIDKLSLMWLLFVIIFIRVGAGGTYFQVEMSLFPKILNKDEIKTANEIHSLIWAFSYTAGMGLAGIYIHFFGIKSAFLLDCALYGVALIVLLKTDIAVRAKKGGEKVREMLKNGLKYVKQNPLIAHLIMLHAVVGVTSYDALVALLADYPYAGLLSASLIIGYINACRAVALIVGPLVLSKFVSNANLVYIYVGHGLGVIAWSALQFNFYIGFIGIFCAGFFTSTLWSYTYTLIQQKCDPAYYGRIIAYNDMVYLGVAAVISSGIGLLFELGLSLSLITALIGCMFFAGAIYWIFVRKIYRDELA from the coding sequence ATGAGTAAATTTATCGACCTACTAAAAACCCAGCCCGTTTTCGCGCGCCTCTCGCTCATACAGCTGATTTGTTATTTCGGCGTTTGGTTCTCGCACACTGGCATTTTTACGCTGCTTATTGAGCTTGACGCGCCCGTTTGGGCGATCACGGCGGCGGCTGCGTTAGCTTTCGTGCCGGGCGTGCTACTATCGCCTTTTAGCGGTATCGTGGTTGATAAATTTAGCCCCAAACCTATGCTAATAGCGCTCACGGTCGTAGAGATGGCGACGGTTTTTATGCTAGTTTTTATCGACAAACTCTCCTTGATGTGGCTGCTATTCGTGATAATATTTATCAGAGTCGGAGCCGGTGGGACGTATTTTCAGGTCGAGATGAGCCTTTTTCCTAAAATTTTAAACAAAGACGAGATAAAAACCGCAAACGAGATCCACTCGCTCATTTGGGCGTTTTCATACACAGCGGGCATGGGGCTAGCGGGCATTTATATCCATTTTTTCGGGATCAAAAGCGCCTTTTTGCTAGACTGCGCTCTTTACGGCGTGGCGCTCATTGTCCTGCTTAAAACAGATATCGCCGTGCGAGCTAAAAAAGGCGGCGAAAAAGTCCGCGAGATGCTAAAAAACGGCCTAAAATACGTAAAACAAAACCCCCTCATCGCGCACCTCATCATGCTGCACGCTGTAGTAGGCGTGACTAGCTACGACGCGCTCGTGGCGCTACTAGCCGACTATCCGTACGCAGGCCTACTCTCGGCATCGCTCATCATCGGCTACATAAACGCCTGCCGCGCCGTCGCTCTCATCGTCGGTCCGCTCGTGCTTAGCAAATTCGTCTCAAACGCTAATCTCGTCTATATCTACGTCGGGCATGGTCTTGGCGTCATTGCGTGGAGCGCACTGCAGTTTAACTTTTATATCGGATTTATCGGGATTTTCTGCGCCGGGTTTTTCACCTCGACGCTTTGGAGCTACACCTACACGCTCATCCAGCAAAAGTGCGATCCGGCGTACTACGGCCGTATAATCGCCTATAACGACATGGTTTATCTGGGCGTCGCGGCGGTGATCTCTAGCGGCATAGGATTGCTTTTTGAGCTAGGACTCAGCCTCTCGCTGATCACGGCTCTAATAGGCTGTATGTTTTTTGCCGGAGCGATTTATTGGATATTTGTGCGTAAAATTTACAGAGACGAGCTAGCGTAA
- a CDS encoding copper resistance protein NlpE N-terminal domain-containing protein: protein MKNILFLAAAAMIFAGCAASGGASAVNSKKCGSTEVFETCGTEVDKENLIGVYEAKVFCDGCSENSKSTLTLNADKTFKIDTVYQKKIAQRELQTGIYEIEGNTLRVTNQYREKLNFEISGDTLRQISNQNSFIKENFAQERIYKKVEAN from the coding sequence ATGAAAAATATTTTATTTTTAGCCGCAGCTGCGATGATATTTGCGGGCTGTGCGGCAAGCGGCGGCGCAAGTGCGGTAAATAGCAAAAAGTGCGGCAGCACGGAGGTTTTTGAAACGTGCGGCACCGAGGTAGATAAGGAAAATTTGATCGGCGTTTACGAGGCTAAGGTGTTTTGCGACGGATGTAGCGAAAACTCAAAAAGCACGCTAACACTAAACGCCGACAAAACGTTTAAAATCGACACCGTTTATCAAAAAAAGATCGCGCAAAGAGAGCTGCAAACGGGCATTTACGAGATAGAGGGCAACACCCTAAGAGTGACGAATCAATACCGCGAAAAGCTAAATTTCGAGATTAGCGGCGATACGCTACGCCAGATCAGCAACCAAAACAGCTTTATCAAAGAAAATTTCGCCCAGGAGCGCATCTACAAAAAAGTAGAAGCAAACTAA
- a CDS encoding SPFH domain-containing protein, whose amino-acid sequence MEESIPFVVFAVVVLAFAVLFLKAGIKIISQSDIYIVERLGKFHKVLDGGFHIIIPFVDQIRAVITVREQLVDITKQQVITKDNVNISVDGIVFLKVVDGKMALYNVDSYKRAIANLAMTTLRGEIGAMNLDDTLSSRDRLNSALQRALGDAADNWGVKIMRVEISEISVPHGIEEAMNLQMKAEREKRAIELKAQAEKEALIRNAEALKQEKVLQAEAIERMADAKKYEQIALATAQKEAMDMINESMAQNAKAAEFLLARDRVGAFNELAKNGSKDKILVPYEATELIGSLSVLKDFLGARAAK is encoded by the coding sequence ATGGAAGAGAGTATCCCGTTTGTCGTATTTGCCGTGGTCGTGCTGGCCTTTGCGGTCTTGTTTTTAAAAGCTGGCATTAAGATCATCTCACAGTCTGATATCTACATCGTCGAGCGTTTGGGTAAATTTCACAAGGTGCTTGACGGCGGATTTCATATCATCATCCCGTTTGTAGATCAGATCCGCGCCGTGATCACCGTGCGCGAGCAGCTAGTAGATATCACGAAACAGCAAGTTATCACAAAAGATAACGTAAACATAAGCGTCGACGGCATCGTGTTTTTAAAGGTCGTGGACGGCAAAATGGCTCTATATAACGTCGATAGCTACAAGCGCGCGATCGCAAATTTAGCCATGACGACGCTGCGCGGCGAGATCGGTGCGATGAATCTCGATGATACGCTTAGCTCGCGCGACCGCCTAAACTCCGCGCTACAAAGAGCGCTCGGAGACGCCGCCGATAACTGGGGCGTAAAGATCATGCGCGTCGAGATCTCCGAGATCTCCGTCCCGCACGGCATCGAAGAGGCGATGAATCTACAAATGAAAGCCGAGCGCGAAAAACGCGCGATCGAGCTAAAAGCACAGGCCGAAAAAGAGGCGCTCATCCGCAACGCTGAGGCGCTAAAACAAGAAAAAGTATTGCAAGCCGAAGCTATCGAGCGTATGGCCGATGCGAAAAAATACGAGCAAATCGCGCTAGCCACGGCTCAAAAAGAGGCGATGGACATGATAAACGAAAGCATGGCGCAAAACGCAAAAGCCGCCGAGTTCCTGCTCGCGCGCGACCGCGTAGGAGCCTTTAACGAGCTAGCCAAAAACGGCTCGAAAGATAAAATTTTAGTCCCTTACGAAGCGACCGAGCTCATTGGCTCTCTAAGCGTCTTAAAGGACTTTTTAGGCGCTAGGGCGGCGAAATGA
- a CDS encoding NfeD family protein — MIPAYLMLAAGIGLIMLEFMLGSFFVLFFGLGFLAVGVLGFFIDIAWEYQILLIAIVSLVLLFALRKPLKAKFNQHESEVKDDFLNESGEGEIREGMVYFKGTLWHYDGNLAEGSKVRVLGTKGNKVVLERD; from the coding sequence ATGATACCCGCGTACTTAATGCTGGCTGCGGGCATAGGCCTAATCATGCTCGAGTTTATGCTGGGTAGCTTTTTCGTGCTATTTTTCGGGCTTGGATTTTTAGCGGTCGGAGTTTTGGGATTTTTTATCGATATCGCTTGGGAGTATCAAATTTTACTCATCGCTATCGTCTCATTGGTCCTGCTTTTTGCGCTTAGAAAGCCGCTAAAGGCCAAATTTAACCAGCACGAAAGCGAAGTCAAAGACGATTTTTTAAACGAGAGCGGCGAGGGCGAGATCAGAGAGGGTATGGTTTATTTTAAAGGCACTTTATGGCACTACGACGGAAATTTAGCCGAGGGCTCGAAGGTGCGCGTGCTTGGCACGAAGGGGAATAAAGTCGTTTTAGAGCGAGATTAA
- a CDS encoding endonuclease V, translating to MKLAVDAYYAGSKAKVVGVLFENFSDEKPLEIISKIVDDVAPYESGSFYKRELPCIVSLLQDLDVRDISLIVVDGFVYLDDDGRYGLGGHLYERLERRVQIVGVAKSPFKGSCKLVR from the coding sequence GTGAAACTTGCCGTAGATGCGTATTATGCGGGAAGCAAGGCTAAAGTCGTAGGGGTTTTGTTTGAAAACTTTAGCGACGAAAAGCCGCTTGAAATCATATCAAAAATAGTAGACGACGTAGCGCCCTATGAGAGCGGAAGCTTTTATAAAAGGGAGCTACCGTGCATCGTCTCGCTTTTGCAGGATTTGGATGTGCGGGATATCTCGCTCATCGTGGTCGACGGTTTCGTTTATCTTGACGACGATGGCAGATACGGTCTGGGCGGGCATTTATACGAGCGTTTGGAGCGCAGAGTGCAGATCGTAGGCGTAGCCAAATCGCCTTTTAAAGGCAGCTGCAAGCTCGTAAGATAA
- a CDS encoding dehypoxanthine futalosine cyclase, whose product MTRLSVDEAVNLIENAELNELGAMALARKRELHPDGVTTFIVDRNINYTNACWVDCKFCAFYRDHKDEEAYVLGFDEIGQKIEELIAIGGTQILFQGGVHPKLKIEWYEDLVEFIAKKYPSITIHGFSAVEIDYIARISRISTREVLRRLREKGLYSMPGAGAEILSDRVRNVIAPKKCDVETWLRIHREAHEEGLKTTATMMFGTVETTRDIVEHWEHIRSLQDVTGGFRAFILWSFQGLNTRLAAEHPEIKKQSSNRYLRLLAVSRLFLDNVPNIQSSWVTQGSYIGQLALLFGANDLGSTMMEENVVKAAGASYRMNQDEMIRLIKDIGEKPAKRNTNYDILERFY is encoded by the coding sequence TTGACTAGACTAAGCGTAGACGAGGCGGTAAATTTGATAGAAAACGCCGAGCTAAACGAGCTTGGAGCGATGGCTCTGGCGCGCAAGCGCGAGCTGCATCCAGATGGCGTCACGACCTTTATCGTGGATAGAAATATCAACTACACGAACGCATGCTGGGTGGACTGTAAATTTTGCGCGTTTTACCGCGATCACAAGGACGAGGAGGCCTATGTGCTCGGCTTTGACGAGATCGGGCAAAAGATCGAGGAGCTCATCGCTATCGGCGGGACGCAAATTTTATTTCAAGGCGGCGTACACCCGAAGCTAAAAATCGAGTGGTACGAGGATCTCGTGGAGTTTATCGCAAAAAAATATCCAAGCATCACGATTCACGGATTTTCCGCAGTCGAGATCGACTATATCGCGAGGATTTCGCGTATCAGCACGAGGGAGGTGCTGCGTAGGCTGCGAGAAAAGGGGCTCTACTCGATGCCGGGCGCCGGAGCAGAGATACTCAGCGACCGCGTCCGCAACGTGATCGCGCCTAAAAAATGCGACGTAGAGACCTGGCTGCGCATCCACCGCGAGGCGCACGAGGAGGGGCTAAAGACGACTGCTACGATGATGTTTGGCACTGTCGAAACCACGCGCGATATCGTGGAGCACTGGGAGCATATTAGGAGTTTACAAGACGTTACGGGCGGCTTTAGAGCGTTTATACTGTGGAGCTTTCAGGGGCTAAACACCCGCCTAGCCGCCGAGCATCCCGAGATCAAAAAGCAAAGCTCAAATCGCTATTTGCGCCTGCTTGCGGTCTCTAGGCTGTTTTTAGACAACGTGCCAAATATCCAAAGCAGCTGGGTTACGCAGGGTAGCTACATCGGGCAGCTAGCCTTGCTGTTTGGCGCAAACGACCTAGGCAGCACGATGATGGAGGAAAACGTCGTCAAGGCCGCGGGCGCTAGTTACCGCATGAATCAAGACGAGATGATACGCCTCATCAAGGACATCGGCGAAAAACCCGCCAAACGCAATACCAATTACGATATTTTAGAAAGGTTTTATTGA
- a CDS encoding M16 family metallopeptidase — protein sequence MKIINLKAANLQIPTVYEASKTLPAVSLKLIFKVAGACAEEKAGLAKFVAKIFDEGTLSKGAAGFAKELETRAISLYASAGFETFAFELNCLKEHFSFALAKLKELLEEPNLSQKSFEKVRTLTLGEISSNESDYDYLARVALNGLLYPGTNLARPSIGTKQSVESITLEDVKNFIASKLDLANLFVVLGGEVTPEELNLDEILSSLKAGEARELKLLKTDEKCGQKSIIKPSEQAYIYFGAPFDVSREERYKAKVATFILGEGGFGSRLMEEIRVKRGLAYSAYARSEFALSHSQIWGYLQTKNESRSEAVAVVKDEFAKFVKNGVKAGELAQAKRFLLGSQPLRQETLFNRLNIAQSEFYNGFKLGNFKDELEKISKLKLAELNAFIAEHAEIEKLSFAVLYNEI from the coding sequence ATGAAAATCATAAATTTAAAAGCCGCAAATTTACAAATCCCTACCGTTTACGAGGCTAGCAAAACCTTGCCAGCGGTGAGCCTAAAGCTTATTTTCAAGGTCGCCGGAGCTTGCGCGGAGGAAAAGGCCGGACTTGCTAAATTCGTCGCTAAAATTTTTGACGAAGGAACGCTAAGCAAGGGCGCGGCGGGCTTTGCCAAAGAGCTTGAAACGCGCGCGATTAGCCTTTACGCGAGCGCGGGATTTGAGACCTTTGCGTTTGAGCTAAACTGTCTAAAGGAGCACTTTTCTTTTGCGCTTGCTAAGCTAAAAGAGCTTTTAGAAGAGCCAAATTTAAGCCAAAAAAGCTTTGAGAAGGTGCGAACTCTGACTCTGGGCGAGATATCTAGCAACGAGAGCGACTACGACTATCTAGCTAGAGTCGCGCTAAACGGGCTGCTATATCCTGGTACGAATCTAGCAAGGCCTAGCATCGGCACGAAGCAAAGCGTGGAGAGCATCACGCTGGAGGACGTTAAAAATTTCATCGCTAGCAAGCTTGATCTGGCAAATTTATTCGTAGTTCTGGGTGGCGAAGTGACGCCAGAGGAGCTAAATTTGGACGAGATTTTAAGCTCACTAAAGGCGGGCGAAGCGCGCGAGCTAAAACTGCTAAAAACAGATGAAAAATGCGGCCAAAAGTCCATAATCAAGCCTAGCGAGCAAGCCTATATCTACTTTGGCGCGCCTTTTGACGTTTCCCGCGAAGAGCGATATAAAGCAAAGGTTGCGACATTTATTTTGGGCGAAGGCGGCTTTGGCAGTAGGCTGATGGAGGAGATCCGCGTGAAGCGCGGGCTAGCGTATTCGGCGTACGCTAGGAGCGAATTTGCGCTCAGTCACTCGCAAATTTGGGGCTATCTGCAAACCAAAAACGAGAGCAGGAGCGAGGCGGTCGCGGTCGTGAAAGACGAATTTGCAAAATTCGTCAAAAACGGCGTGAAAGCTGGCGAACTAGCGCAGGCCAAAAGATTTTTGCTAGGCTCTCAGCCGCTACGCCAGGAGACGCTTTTTAACCGCTTAAACATCGCTCAGAGCGAGTTTTATAACGGCTTTAAATTAGGAAATTTTAAAGACGAGCTAGAAAAAATATCAAAGCTAAAGCTTGCCGAGCTAAACGCGTTTATAGCGGAGCACGCGGAGATAGAAAAGCTCAGTTTTGCCGTGCTTTACAATGAAATTTGA
- a CDS encoding DEAD/DEAH box helicase, whose amino-acid sequence MKFDEKDRINLKKIGVTTLLDLALKLPKSFEDTSLAAAPKDGHVSVAVEIKSAYRQGGMLHAVCWCEAWEQNVKIVIFNAKPWHHGAFKVGKSVFVSGKCVYAYGSWQLTNPKIVTKINEIIPKYKLTLRDDSFKNLIQKYVNLPNLIEAGLAPREAEFLLDLHRGDEKSVAILDALVREKAGEDVLKFVEIYNYLKKLNAKKTHFKAPKIKLFDISSWLKNLPFAPTDDQLNAIADLRADFSGEEAVRRVVMGDVGSGKTLVMLAAALSVYPRAALIMAPTSILAEQIYAEAARLLPDFMRVLLVKSGDKPEFDGVNLIIGTHVLLYQSLPAAPLVMIDEQHRFGSNQREKINALASGELGRDPQLDEADGEFDGKFKEGEQSNLTEIVPEDRQAKKADETKAHVVQFSATPIPRTLSMIQSSFAEFSFLKQMPFEKHIHTQILQSADFGELLTHIKAQITKGKQVAVIYPLVESSENSNYQGLEEVQGFWRANFANVYVTHGKDKEKEQVLREFRERGDVLLSTTVVEVGISLPRLSTIVIVGAERLGLASLHQLRGRVGRNGGSGFCFLFTKLKNPPTRLREFCQTLDGFKIAEIDLKNRQSGDILNGAFQHGAIFEYYDYEEEITQAAKDRLGI is encoded by the coding sequence ATGAAATTTGATGAAAAAGACAGAATAAATCTAAAAAAAATCGGCGTAACCACTCTGCTCGACCTCGCGCTTAAGCTTCCTAAAAGCTTCGAGGATACGAGCCTGGCCGCCGCGCCAAAAGACGGACACGTGAGCGTCGCCGTAGAGATAAAAAGCGCGTATCGCCAGGGCGGGATGCTGCACGCCGTATGCTGGTGCGAGGCGTGGGAGCAAAACGTCAAGATCGTGATTTTTAACGCCAAGCCTTGGCATCACGGCGCTTTTAAGGTCGGCAAAAGCGTATTTGTAAGCGGCAAATGCGTCTACGCCTACGGCTCGTGGCAGCTAACTAATCCAAAAATCGTCACGAAAATAAACGAAATCATACCAAAATACAAGCTCACTCTTAGAGACGATTCGTTTAAAAATTTGATCCAAAAATACGTCAATTTGCCAAATTTGATCGAGGCGGGACTCGCGCCCAGAGAGGCCGAGTTTTTGCTGGATCTGCACCGAGGAGACGAAAAAAGCGTCGCGATACTAGATGCCCTCGTTCGAGAAAAAGCGGGCGAGGACGTTTTAAAATTTGTCGAAATTTACAACTACCTAAAAAAACTAAATGCCAAAAAAACTCACTTTAAGGCGCCTAAAATCAAGCTTTTTGACATTTCTTCGTGGCTTAAAAATTTGCCGTTTGCACCCACGGACGATCAGCTAAACGCCATCGCTGATCTGCGTGCGGACTTTAGCGGCGAGGAGGCGGTGCGGCGCGTCGTGATGGGCGATGTGGGCAGCGGCAAGACTCTCGTGATGCTAGCCGCCGCGCTTAGCGTATATCCACGCGCTGCGCTCATCATGGCGCCTACGTCGATACTAGCTGAGCAAATTTACGCAGAGGCGGCGCGTTTGCTGCCTGATTTTATGCGCGTTTTGCTAGTTAAAAGCGGCGATAAGCCCGAATTTGACGGCGTAAATCTCATCATCGGCACGCATGTTTTGCTTTATCAAAGCTTGCCCGCAGCGCCGCTCGTTATGATAGATGAGCAGCACCGTTTCGGCTCGAATCAGCGCGAGAAAATCAACGCTCTAGCTAGCGGAGAGCTTGGGCGAGACCCGCAGCTTGATGAAGCGGACGGCGAATTTGACGGTAAATTTAAGGAGGGTGAGCAGTCAAATTTGACTGAAATCGTGCCCGAAGATCGGCAGGCAAAAAAGGCGGACGAGACCAAGGCTCACGTCGTGCAGTTTTCCGCAACTCCGATCCCGCGAACGCTAAGCATGATACAAAGCAGCTTTGCAGAATTTAGTTTCCTAAAGCAGATGCCGTTTGAAAAACACATCCACACGCAAATTTTACAGAGTGCGGACTTTGGTGAGTTGCTGACGCATATCAAAGCGCAAATCACCAAAGGCAAGCAAGTCGCCGTGATATATCCGCTGGTCGAAAGTAGCGAAAACTCGAACTATCAGGGGCTGGAGGAAGTGCAAGGATTTTGGCGGGCGAATTTTGCAAATGTCTACGTCACGCATGGCAAAGACAAAGAAAAAGAGCAGGTGCTGCGAGAATTTCGCGAGCGCGGAGACGTGCTACTCTCGACGACGGTTGTTGAGGTCGGCATCTCGCTGCCGCGGCTTAGCACGATCGTAATCGTTGGCGCAGAAAGGCTAGGGCTAGCGAGTCTACATCAGCTGCGCGGACGAGTAGGGCGAAACGGAGGTAGCGGATTTTGCTTTTTATTTACAAAGCTCAAAAATCCGCCAACGCGCCTGAGGGAGTTTTGCCAGACGCTGGACGGCTTTAAGATCGCCGAGATAGACCTAAAAAATCGCCAAAGTGGCGATATCCTAAACGGCGCGTTTCAGCACGGTGCGATATTTGAATACTACGACTATGAAGAGGAAATTACGCAAGCGGCGAAGGATAGGCTTGGAATTTAG
- the glnA gene encoding type I glutamate--ammonia ligase: MGKFVKSVDHFFDFCKEHEVKFVDFRFTDMNGAWHSISYNIKFVEKDHFVNGIPMDASSLGGWQPIERSDMLMCPEATSAFLDPFTADVTVVVFADIYDIYKGQIYEKCPRSIAKKAMAYVKESGMGDVAYFGPENEFFIFDNVKIVDSPNCAMFEVDSEEGEWNDARDFKDSYNTGHRPRRKGGYLMTQPTDSMVDLRAEMMQVLEQVGLEVMLGHHEVAQGQGELGVKFGTLLEAADNVQIYKYVVKMVAHLNGKTATFMPKPLYGDNGSGMHVHQSVWKDGKNLFYGEGKYANLSDFARWYIGGILKHARSVAAFTNPSTNSYKRLIPGFEAPSILTYSSQNRSASIRIPYGSGEKSVRAEMRFPDGTANPYLAFSAMLMAGLDGVKHKMEPVGPMDENLFKLTLDEIRERGIEQLPHTLRGSLEALIRDNEYLRPIMTPTFINAYQHYKFESQVWPYEARPTPYEFKTCFSC, translated from the coding sequence ATGGGAAAATTTGTAAAAAGCGTCGATCATTTTTTTGATTTTTGCAAAGAACACGAGGTTAAATTCGTGGATTTTAGATTTACCGATATGAACGGCGCTTGGCACAGCATATCTTATAACATAAAATTCGTAGAAAAAGATCACTTCGTAAACGGAATACCGATGGATGCGAGCTCGCTAGGAGGGTGGCAACCGATCGAAAGAAGCGACATGCTGATGTGTCCTGAGGCGACCAGCGCCTTTTTAGATCCTTTTACCGCCGACGTTACGGTCGTGGTTTTTGCCGATATTTACGACATTTACAAGGGTCAAATTTACGAAAAATGCCCGCGCTCGATAGCCAAAAAAGCTATGGCTTACGTAAAAGAGAGTGGCATGGGCGACGTGGCGTATTTTGGGCCGGAAAATGAGTTTTTTATATTTGATAACGTAAAAATAGTAGACAGCCCAAACTGCGCAATGTTTGAAGTGGACAGCGAAGAGGGCGAGTGGAACGACGCTAGAGACTTTAAAGACAGCTACAACACCGGCCATCGCCCAAGAAGAAAAGGCGGCTATCTGATGACACAACCGACCGATAGCATGGTCGATCTGCGTGCCGAGATGATGCAGGTTTTAGAGCAAGTTGGCCTTGAAGTCATGCTAGGACACCACGAGGTCGCGCAAGGACAAGGCGAGCTGGGCGTTAAATTTGGTACGCTTCTCGAGGCCGCCGACAACGTGCAAATTTACAAATACGTCGTCAAAATGGTCGCTCACCTAAACGGAAAAACGGCGACGTTTATGCCAAAACCGCTCTACGGCGACAACGGTAGCGGCATGCACGTGCATCAGTCGGTGTGGAAAGACGGCAAAAATTTATTTTACGGCGAGGGAAAATACGCAAATTTAAGCGATTTTGCACGTTGGTACATCGGCGGAATCCTAAAACACGCAAGGAGCGTCGCGGCGTTTACAAACCCGAGCACAAACAGCTATAAACGCCTAATACCGGGCTTTGAAGCTCCGTCAATCCTAACGTATTCTAGCCAAAATCGCTCCGCCTCGATCCGTATCCCGTACGGCTCCGGAGAAAAATCAGTCCGCGCCGAGATGCGTTTCCCTGACGGAACTGCAAACCCGTATTTAGCCTTTTCAGCGATGCTGATGGCGGGACTTGACGGCGTAAAACACAAGATGGAGCCGGTCGGTCCGATGGACGAAAATTTATTTAAACTTACGCTTGATGAGATCCGCGAACGCGGTATCGAGCAGCTTCCTCATACGTTGAGGGGCAGCCTAGAGGCGCTGATTCGCGACAACGAATATTTGCGTCCAATCATGACTCCGACGTTTATAAACGCGTATCAGCATTATAAATTTGAGAGTCAAGTATGGCCGTACGAAGCACGCCCTACTCCGTATGAGTTTAAGACTTGCTTTTCTTGCTAA
- a CDS encoding histidinol-phosphatase yields the protein MRVDLHNHTPLCKHAVDEPRQYVLSAINSGCEYFGFSDHAPMKFDEAYRMEFSQMESYESEILRLRDEFDGRIKILLGYEVDFLEGFMDERVLARKVDYLIGSVHFLGGWGFDNPEFIGEYEKRDIDQIWRDYFYCIEKMAKSGKFDIVGHLDLLKVFKFMPKTDVRLLAKDAINAIKKANLTVEINAAGFRKPIGEQYPSVNLLEMIAEKDIPITFGSDAHAKDQVGLNGEKCEQIARNLGFSKCAVFKNRDREFVKF from the coding sequence ATGAGAGTCGATCTACACAACCACACGCCGCTTTGCAAACATGCCGTAGATGAGCCTAGGCAGTATGTTTTAAGCGCGATAAATTCTGGCTGCGAGTATTTTGGTTTTAGCGATCACGCGCCAATGAAATTTGACGAAGCGTACCGCATGGAGTTTTCGCAGATGGAGTCTTACGAGAGCGAGATTTTGCGCCTTAGAGACGAATTTGACGGCCGGATCAAAATTTTGCTTGGCTACGAAGTCGATTTTTTAGAGGGCTTTATGGACGAGCGGGTTTTAGCGCGCAAGGTTGATTACCTAATCGGTTCGGTGCATTTTTTAGGCGGTTGGGGCTTTGACAATCCCGAATTTATCGGCGAATACGAAAAACGCGACATAGATCAAATTTGGCGGGATTATTTTTACTGTATCGAGAAAATGGCAAAGTCGGGCAAATTTGACATCGTCGGGCATTTGGATTTGCTAAAAGTATTTAAATTTATGCCAAAAACCGACGTTAGACTCCTTGCCAAAGATGCGATCAACGCTATAAAAAAGGCAAATTTGACGGTCGAGATAAATGCAGCCGGTTTTAGAAAACCGATCGGTGAGCAGTATCCCAGCGTAAATTTACTAGAAATGATCGCCGAAAAAGACATACCTATTACGTTTGGCTCGGACGCGCACGCAAAAGATCAAGTCGGTCTAAACGGCGAAAAATGCGAGCAAATCGCTAGAAATTTGGGCTTTAGCAAGTGTGCAGTATTTAAAAACCGCGACAGAGAATTTGTAAAATTTTAG